GTGTTTGGAGCACGATCTATCATTCTTTCTTTTATAACTTGAACATTTATAGGCTCTCCCGCACCTTTTAATATTCTAAGAATATTATATTGCTGGGGCGAGATTCCAAAAGGTTTAAAAAACTCATTTTGAAAACCAGAAATCCAGTTTGCTGTATATAAAATATTTAACAGTGCCTTAACTCTGTTGTTAGAAAATTTTGAATTGATATCTTTACTAATGTCTCCCATTTTATATTTGTTTAGGCTAAAACATCTGCATATTCATCGTGTTTCTTCTTAAAAACCGCATGTGCAAATGTGCATAACGGAATTACTTTTAAGTTATTAACGCGTAAATATTCAACGGCTGCGTCAACCAATTTATATCCCACACCTTGTCCTTTTAGTACTTCACTTACTTCGGTATGATCTATAATAATCTTATCTGGATTTGCATGCGAATAAGTCATTTCTGCTTCTCGTTTACCATCAATTTCGACATAAAACATGCCCTTTTTACCATTATCATTATGCTTAACTTCCATTTTATAACTGCTTTTGAAATTGTTTTACCGAATTTATTAATTGATTATCAAAATCTTCATTAGTAATTTTTCCATCAGAAAAATTATTACCAAAAAAGGGTAAAGAAAATGCTTCTATGATAGTTGCATCGTGAAAAGCAAATCTACCTTGAGCTATTTCTAATACTGATAAACCTCCTCTACCACCTGGCGAAGTAGCCATTAGCAACATTGGCTTATTAAAAAACATTTTGCCTTCTATTCTTGTTAGCCAATCAAAAAGATTTTTAAAAGCGGTAGAATATGCTCCATTATGCTCAGCTAAAGATAAAATAATGCCATCTGTATTTTTTAAAATATCTAAAAACTTATGTGCATTATCTGGAATCCCCGTCTCTTTTTCTAAATCAATTCCATATAATGGCAATTCAAAATCATTTAAATCTAAAATGTTAACATTTACATCTGCAACTAAACTAGAAGCATATATTGCTAATTCTTTATTGATTGAGTTTTTACTATTTGAACCTGCAAAGGCTATTATATTTTTCATGTAATTATCTTTTTTAATAATACAAATATAATATAAAATAATTTAGTTTCCAAGGAAAATATCTCCATGTAATATTAATTAATAAAACATTAACAATACATAATAGTGTAATTGAAACTTTTGTATTTTAGCTTCAAACAAATTATCAATGGATTTAAACTTCAACAAAAACGAAGATTATAATAAACTTTTAGTATCAGAACTTAATAAACGTCTTGCTAAAGTACGCTTAGGCGGGGGGAAAAAGAGTATTGAAAAACAGCACGCAAAGGGTAAAATGACTGCTCATGAGCGTGTTAATTATTTATTGGATGCTAATTCTAAGTCTATTGAAATAGCCACTTTTGCAGGAGAAGGTATGTACGAATCTCATGGCGGCTGTCCTTCAGCAGGTGTTGTGGTTAAAATAGGTTATGTAAAAGGTAAACAATGTATAGTGGTTGCTAATGATGCCACTGTGAAAGCAGGTGCTTGGTTCCCTATTACCGCAAAAAAGAATTTAAGAGCCCAAGAAATTGCCATTGAAAATAAACTGCCAATTATATATTTAGTTGATAGTGCTGGGGTTTATTTACCATTGCAAGACGAGATATTTCCAGATAAAGAACACTTTGGTCGCATTTTTAGAAATAACGCCATTATGAGTAGTATGGGTATTACTCAAATTGCTGCAGTTATGGGTAGTTGCGTTGCTGGAGGTGCTTATTTGCCTATTATGAGCGACGAAGCTTTAATTGTTGATAAAACGGGAAGCATCTTTTTAGCAGGAAGTTATTTAGTAAAAGCCGCTATTGGTGAAACTATTGACAATGAAACACTTGGCGGTGCCACTACACATTGTGAAATTAGTGGCGTTACCGATTATAAAGCGAAAGATGATAAAGATGCGTTGAACACTATAAGAAACATTATTGATAAAATTGGCGATTACGATAAAGCAGGTTATAACCGAATAGACGCTTCTAAACCAAAAGAAACCCCTGAAGATATTTATGGTATACTACCAAAATCGAGAGCAGACCAGTACGATATGTATGAAATTATTAAGCGTTTGGTTGATCATTCAGAATTTGATGAATATAAAGCTGGTTATGGTAAAACCATTATTACCTGTTATGCCCGAATAGATGGTTGGGCAGTAGGTATTGTTGCCAACCAACGCAAGTTAGTTAAAACAGCAAGTGGAGAAATGCAATTTGGAGGTGTTATTTATAATGATAGCGCCGATAAAGCCACCCGTTTTATAGCAAATTGCAATCAGAAAAAAATTCCCTTAGTCTTTTTACAAGATGTTACTGGTTTTATGGTAGGCAGCAAAAGCGAACATGGTGGTATTATAAAAGATGGTGCTAAAATGGTGAATGCTGTTAGTAATTCTGTGGTTCCAAAATTCACCGTTATTATAGGTAATAGCTACGGAGCTGGTAATTATGCTATGTGTGGAAAAGCATACGACCCTCGATTGATTGTAGCATGGCCAAGTGCAGAACTCGCAGTAATGAGTGGCAATTCGGCTGCAAAAGTACTGCTTCAAATAGAAAAAGCATCTTTAGAAAAGAAAGGTGAAAAAATAACTAAAGAAAAAGAAGACGAACTTTATAATAAAATAAAAGATCGATACGATGCACAAGTTTCACCATACTATGCTGCTTCACGTATTTGGACGGATGCTATTATAGATCCTTTAGATACTCGAGGATGGTTAAGTATGGGAATTGAAGCAGCAAACCACGCTCCTATTGAAAAGCCTTTTAATTTGGGAATTTTACAGGTTTAAATAGTATATTAAAAACATAAAAAACAGCTACTCCTTATTTTTGATAAAAATAGAGTAACTGTTTTTAGTTTTAGGTTATTTTATCCAATGACTCCAGAGTATTTCTCAATCAACCGAACAATTAAATCATTCAATTTTTCTATTTTATAATCTTCCGCTGTTGGTTTTAAATGCGCATTACCTATACCACTATCATCCGTAAGAAACACATAAGTTCCATTTGTTGACACACTAAAAAATCGCATTAAAAACTCCACTGTTTTATTGGCGCCACTAGCTACAATAGGTATTATTTTAATTCCTTTTTCTTGAGCTATTTTAATTTGTTCTTTAATAATCATTACATTTTCTTGCGTTAAATGTGGTGGCGCATCCAAAACCAGAAATAACAATTTAGATTTTGCATTCATATTCCAAGACTTATTCATGGATGCTATTAAGGCTTCATGCACCGCTTCTTCGTAATCGCCACCACCATCTGCACTTTGATCCGACAACACATTTTTAACTTCATCTATATTTGAGTTGAAGTCAAAATCTCTAACAAGGTAGGCATCCGTTTTATCTCTATAAAAAGTTAAAGCCACTCTTTTTTCATTAATACGCGCATCCAATCTATTTATAATATTTTTTAATTCCGATTTTAAATAGGCTATTTCATCACCCATGGATCCCGTTGCATCAATAGTAAACATAACGTCAATATCATTTGAGGTGTTGGTGTTACCCATTTCAAAACTTACAGATTCCGTTGTATTGGTTATTTTTTTCCCCATTATAGAATTGCCTTCATTAATTTGAATTCTATAATACTCGTTATGACTGTTATTCTCATATCCTTTAAACAAATAAACTTCACCATAAATATCGGTTCTAGAAGTCATTATGGGCACATTTAAATCATTATAAAGTGTTGTTATAATATTGTTACATGGGTTTCCATTTTTGTCTCTTATAACAACTTTTACTTTGTTTTCTAAATAAAATCCCCAATCATTACGAGTTGTTTTGTAATCTTTATTTTTGAACACATTTTTCCAACCTTGCCATTTCTCTAAATCATTTATTTCGGAAGCTGTTAATTGACCTGATTGTGGTTCACTATGTGTGATGGAGACACCGCCAACTTTTCCAGATAAAGTTCTTGAAACAGATTCTGAAGACACTGTTGAAATGCTACTTGTTATAGATTTTCTTTCACTTGTACCATATCCCATTATTACAACTTCATCCAAAGTGGCTTTATCAGCTTTTAACGTTATTGAAATAGTATTTAATTTCCCAACAACACGCTCTTCTTCTATAAATCCAATGTATGAAAACACTAAAACATCTGTGTCTTTTGCTTTTATTTGGTATAACCCGTCAAAATTTGTTGAGATTCCAGTTGAAGTTCCTTTAATAACGACATTAACTCCTGGAATAGGCAATCCTGTTTCGTCTGAAACTTTACCATTAATTAATCGTTCCTGTGCGTGTATTTGTATTGAAACTGTCAATACAAATAGGATTTTTAATAATATTTTCATTGTAGTGATTTTTAAGTTTAGCATAAAACTAAACCCAACCACTGCAAAATAAAACCACTAATGAGTGAAGTGTTCTTTTGAATGAGTTAACTAAGACTTATTAACTCTAACGTT
The genomic region above belongs to Mariniflexile litorale and contains:
- a CDS encoding MarR family transcriptional regulator, which translates into the protein MGDISKDINSKFSNNRVKALLNILYTANWISGFQNEFFKPFGISPQQYNILRILKGAGEPINVQVIKERMIDRAPNTTRLMDKLCAKNYIERLPCDSDRRVVKIAITKEGNALLEAIPDNLNKELLKNLNEAEAEQLSNLLDKMR
- a CDS encoding GNAT family N-acetyltransferase, whose amino-acid sequence is MEVKHNDNGKKGMFYVEIDGKREAEMTYSHANPDKIIIDHTEVSEVLKGQGVGYKLVDAAVEYLRVNNLKVIPLCTFAHAVFKKKHDEYADVLA
- a CDS encoding NAD(P)H-dependent oxidoreductase encodes the protein MKNIIAFAGSNSKNSINKELAIYASSLVADVNVNILDLNDFELPLYGIDLEKETGIPDNAHKFLDILKNTDGIILSLAEHNGAYSTAFKNLFDWLTRIEGKMFFNKPMLLMATSPGGRGGLSVLEIAQGRFAFHDATIIEAFSLPFFGNNFSDGKITNEDFDNQLINSVKQFQKQL
- a CDS encoding carboxyl transferase domain-containing protein, with protein sequence MDLNFNKNEDYNKLLVSELNKRLAKVRLGGGKKSIEKQHAKGKMTAHERVNYLLDANSKSIEIATFAGEGMYESHGGCPSAGVVVKIGYVKGKQCIVVANDATVKAGAWFPITAKKNLRAQEIAIENKLPIIYLVDSAGVYLPLQDEIFPDKEHFGRIFRNNAIMSSMGITQIAAVMGSCVAGGAYLPIMSDEALIVDKTGSIFLAGSYLVKAAIGETIDNETLGGATTHCEISGVTDYKAKDDKDALNTIRNIIDKIGDYDKAGYNRIDASKPKETPEDIYGILPKSRADQYDMYEIIKRLVDHSEFDEYKAGYGKTIITCYARIDGWAVGIVANQRKLVKTASGEMQFGGVIYNDSADKATRFIANCNQKKIPLVFLQDVTGFMVGSKSEHGGIIKDGAKMVNAVSNSVVPKFTVIIGNSYGAGNYAMCGKAYDPRLIVAWPSAELAVMSGNSAAKVLLQIEKASLEKKGEKITKEKEDELYNKIKDRYDAQVSPYYAASRIWTDAIIDPLDTRGWLSMGIEAANHAPIEKPFNLGILQV
- a CDS encoding carboxypeptidase-like regulatory domain-containing protein produces the protein MKILLKILFVLTVSIQIHAQERLINGKVSDETGLPIPGVNVVIKGTSTGISTNFDGLYQIKAKDTDVLVFSYIGFIEEERVVGKLNTISITLKADKATLDEVVIMGYGTSERKSITSSISTVSSESVSRTLSGKVGGVSITHSEPQSGQLTASEINDLEKWQGWKNVFKNKDYKTTRNDWGFYLENKVKVVIRDKNGNPCNNIITTLYNDLNVPIMTSRTDIYGEVYLFKGYENNSHNEYYRIQINEGNSIMGKKITNTTESVSFEMGNTNTSNDIDVMFTIDATGSMGDEIAYLKSELKNIINRLDARINEKRVALTFYRDKTDAYLVRDFDFNSNIDEVKNVLSDQSADGGGDYEEAVHEALIASMNKSWNMNAKSKLLFLVLDAPPHLTQENVMIIKEQIKIAQEKGIKIIPIVASGANKTVEFLMRFFSVSTNGTYVFLTDDSGIGNAHLKPTAEDYKIEKLNDLIVRLIEKYSGVIG